In the Myxococcus guangdongensis genome, one interval contains:
- a CDS encoding c(7)-type cytochrome triheme domain-containing protein, with translation MSTPPSGPWRAWAVLHRWRWRVVLAVPLLFAPPILAVNAPQDVRLPPLKERKTPAPALFSHWAHDSRRCYSCHPGVFPQAPLGFTHQDMREGRYCGSCHDGRAAKAPSSMRCEACHAPR, from the coding sequence ATGAGCACTCCGCCCTCGGGGCCCTGGCGCGCGTGGGCCGTGCTCCATCGTTGGCGCTGGCGGGTGGTGCTCGCCGTGCCGCTGCTCTTCGCGCCGCCCATCCTCGCGGTCAACGCGCCCCAGGACGTCCGGCTCCCTCCGCTGAAGGAACGCAAGACACCGGCGCCGGCCTTGTTCTCGCACTGGGCCCATGATTCGCGGCGTTGCTACAGCTGCCACCCGGGGGTGTTCCCCCAGGCCCCGCTGGGTTTCACCCATCAGGACATGCGCGAGGGCCGCTACTGCGGAAGCTGCCACGATGGCCGCGCCGCCAAGGCACCGAGCTCCATGCGCTGCGAGGCCTGCCATGCGCCTCGCTGA
- a CDS encoding cytochrome P450 codes for MSTRLNFLSREFLENPYPHLATLRQQGPVVQVEPGGMWAVTRHDEAQFVLKSPQLFSSEGLRMAFQPEWLGRLNPTTRSLPFLDPPQHGRLRALISRAFAPATLERLEPRIRATARRHLDDMMEKRKVDFVGTLATAIPADTIEGMLGLDDSTQTHFKQWATDIIAISGVRPEDTEQMARSRAALDAVETYSQTVLDDRRREPREDMVSDLLRARVDGESLTQQELVGFLITLLIAGLETTVNLLSHGARVFAMRPELLPRLRQTPSLIPRFIEETLRYEPPISATLRTCTQDVTLAGVTLPRGAMVLVSLASVSRDEKHVPDGERFDLDRKPQPHLSLGHGPHFCIGAWLARLEARVALEEFVARVDRVEVRTERIEWNPSLNVRGPLSLPVELFPT; via the coding sequence ATGAGCACCCGTCTCAACTTCCTGTCGCGCGAGTTCCTCGAGAATCCCTATCCACACCTGGCGACGCTCCGACAGCAGGGGCCTGTCGTCCAGGTGGAACCCGGCGGCATGTGGGCCGTCACCCGCCATGACGAGGCCCAGTTCGTGCTCAAGTCGCCACAGCTCTTCTCGTCGGAGGGGCTGCGCATGGCGTTCCAACCAGAGTGGCTCGGGCGCCTCAACCCCACGACCCGCTCGCTCCCGTTCCTGGACCCGCCCCAGCACGGGCGGCTGCGAGCACTCATCAGCCGGGCCTTCGCGCCCGCGACCCTGGAGCGATTGGAGCCTCGCATCCGCGCCACCGCTCGGAGGCACCTGGATGACATGATGGAGAAGCGGAAGGTGGACTTCGTCGGAACCCTCGCCACCGCCATCCCCGCGGACACCATCGAGGGAATGCTTGGACTGGATGACTCCACGCAGACGCACTTCAAGCAGTGGGCCACCGACATCATCGCGATCAGCGGCGTCCGGCCGGAGGACACCGAGCAGATGGCGCGCAGCCGCGCCGCCCTCGACGCGGTGGAGACCTACTCCCAGACGGTGCTGGACGACCGGCGCAGGGAGCCTCGCGAGGACATGGTGAGTGACCTCCTCCGGGCACGTGTGGACGGAGAATCACTGACCCAACAGGAGCTGGTGGGCTTCCTCATCACGCTGCTCATCGCCGGACTGGAGACGACGGTCAACCTGCTCAGCCACGGCGCCCGGGTGTTCGCGATGCGCCCGGAGCTGCTGCCCCGCCTCAGGCAGACCCCCTCGCTCATCCCCCGCTTCATCGAGGAGACCCTGCGCTACGAGCCCCCCATCTCGGCCACGCTGCGCACGTGCACCCAGGACGTGACACTCGCCGGAGTCACGCTGCCTCGCGGCGCCATGGTGTTGGTGTCGCTGGCGTCCGTCTCTCGCGACGAGAAGCACGTCCCCGACGGCGAGCGCTTCGACCTGGACCGCAAGCCCCAGCCGCACCTCTCCTTGGGCCATGGCCCCCACTTCTGCATCGGCGCGTGGCTCGCGCGACTGGAGGCGCGCGTCGCCCTGGAGGAGTTCGTCGCCCGGGTGGACCGGGTGGAGGTGCGCACGGAGCGCATCGAATGGAATCCCTCCCTCAACGTCCGGGGTCCCCTCTCGCTGCCCGTCGAGCTCTTCCCCACCTGA
- a CDS encoding Ig-like domain-containing protein gives MRRMTLLLATGLSCLLTLGACAKLEAANPGITTSGAHSVLVGQTLQLTAATREATDDGYTWESEDPAIATVDGSGLVTGVSVGETAVKVVGTRSRLEGRHAVVVVGPSAGDAGVDPSQVPYYVAWAGSPHADTTAEAFSHWNEEGMVPATCARCHSSEGYIDFLGGDGSAPGRVDAPGKTESVVRCETCHDAAASRLTAVTFPSGKEVTGLGAEARCMVCHQGRAAGKDIDAQVADAGVGEDTASAALGFTNIHYYPAAATLFAAQAAGGYQYAGQVYDTRFRHVPDFDKCNECHDPHSTRVRWDACATCHPGVTDVTQAWNIRQIASRNQDYDGDNNRTEGIYFEIQGLRDRLLATLQRYGAERAQPLCYGNAHPYWFRDGDGDGTCSTSEVVSTNAYKSWTPRLQKAAFNYQLARVDPGAFAHNAKYIIQLLHDSVQSLNGALTVPFDTSLLVRNDPGHFNGASKAARNWDASETVQASCSRCHSGAQGYRFFVQYGVGQTVPETANGLECSTCHESFAPDYDVFVPTRTWLPDGTTVSLPGQDNLCANCHIGRASKATLDNALSAGGAPRFQNVHYMPAAGTREGTLAKAGYEYPGKTYAGRLSHMGGAQCTSCHVPGVSNHTFRIADVWRTRCETCHADQESAEQIRNVHLQDYDGDGNTTELLRAEVDGMAARLLAAMRAVTSNGLCYNGDVNPYFFKDTDKDGTCSATEAVSANAFAPFTPALVKATHNYQLSRKDKGAWAHNFNYVGQLLFDSVEDLTGAVPVNMVRP, from the coding sequence ATGAGACGAATGACGTTGCTCCTGGCCACCGGGCTGTCCTGCCTCCTCACGCTGGGAGCCTGCGCGAAGCTGGAGGCCGCCAACCCCGGCATCACCACGAGCGGGGCGCATTCGGTCCTGGTGGGACAGACGCTCCAGCTCACCGCCGCCACGCGCGAGGCCACGGATGACGGCTACACGTGGGAGAGCGAGGACCCGGCCATCGCCACCGTGGACGGCTCGGGGCTGGTGACGGGTGTCAGCGTGGGCGAGACGGCGGTGAAGGTCGTCGGGACGCGCTCGCGGTTGGAGGGGCGTCACGCGGTGGTGGTCGTCGGCCCGTCGGCGGGGGATGCCGGCGTGGACCCGTCGCAGGTGCCCTATTACGTGGCCTGGGCGGGCTCGCCGCACGCGGACACCACGGCGGAGGCCTTCTCCCACTGGAATGAGGAGGGGATGGTGCCGGCGACGTGTGCGCGCTGCCACAGCTCGGAGGGCTACATCGACTTCCTGGGCGGGGACGGCTCCGCTCCGGGACGCGTGGACGCGCCGGGCAAGACGGAGTCCGTGGTGCGGTGCGAGACGTGCCACGACGCCGCGGCCTCGCGGCTGACGGCCGTCACGTTCCCCTCGGGCAAGGAGGTCACCGGGCTGGGTGCGGAGGCGCGGTGCATGGTGTGTCACCAGGGGCGCGCCGCGGGGAAGGACATCGACGCGCAGGTCGCCGACGCGGGAGTGGGGGAGGACACGGCCTCGGCGGCGCTGGGCTTCACCAACATCCACTACTACCCGGCCGCCGCCACGCTCTTCGCGGCGCAGGCGGCCGGTGGCTACCAGTACGCCGGACAGGTCTACGACACGCGCTTCCGTCATGTGCCGGACTTCGACAAGTGCAACGAGTGCCATGACCCGCACTCCACCCGCGTCCGGTGGGACGCCTGTGCGACGTGCCATCCGGGCGTCACCGATGTCACCCAGGCGTGGAACATCCGGCAGATTGCCTCGCGCAACCAGGACTACGACGGCGACAACAACCGCACCGAGGGCATCTACTTCGAGATTCAAGGGCTGCGCGACAGGCTGCTCGCCACCCTGCAGCGCTATGGCGCGGAGCGGGCCCAACCCCTCTGCTACGGCAATGCCCATCCCTACTGGTTCCGGGATGGGGACGGCGACGGGACGTGCTCCACGTCCGAGGTCGTGAGCACCAACGCGTACAAGAGCTGGACGCCGCGGCTGCAGAAGGCCGCCTTCAACTATCAGCTCGCGCGCGTCGACCCGGGCGCGTTCGCGCACAACGCGAAGTACATCATCCAGCTCCTGCACGACTCGGTTCAGTCGCTCAACGGCGCGCTGACAGTGCCCTTCGATACGTCGCTGCTGGTGCGCAACGACCCGGGGCACTTCAACGGGGCGAGCAAGGCGGCACGCAACTGGGACGCGAGCGAGACGGTGCAGGCGAGCTGCTCACGCTGCCACAGCGGCGCGCAGGGCTACCGGTTCTTCGTGCAGTACGGCGTGGGGCAGACGGTGCCGGAGACGGCCAACGGGCTGGAGTGCTCCACGTGCCATGAGAGCTTCGCGCCGGACTACGACGTGTTCGTCCCCACGCGCACGTGGCTGCCGGATGGCACCACGGTGAGTCTGCCGGGGCAGGACAACCTCTGCGCGAACTGTCACATCGGACGCGCGTCGAAGGCGACGCTCGACAATGCCCTGTCGGCGGGAGGCGCGCCCCGGTTCCAGAACGTCCACTACATGCCCGCGGCTGGGACGCGTGAAGGCACGCTGGCGAAGGCGGGCTACGAGTATCCGGGCAAGACCTACGCCGGGCGGCTCTCGCACATGGGGGGGGCGCAGTGCACCAGCTGCCATGTCCCCGGCGTGAGCAACCACACCTTCCGCATCGCCGACGTGTGGCGCACGCGGTGTGAGACGTGCCACGCCGACCAGGAGTCGGCGGAGCAGATTCGTAACGTCCACCTCCAGGACTACGACGGCGATGGCAACACGACGGAGTTGCTCCGGGCGGAGGTGGACGGCATGGCCGCGCGGCTGCTGGCCGCCATGCGCGCGGTGACGAGCAACGGCCTCTGCTACAACGGCGACGTCAATCCGTACTTCTTCAAGGACACGGACAAGGACGGCACGTGCAGCGCGACGGAGGCCGTCTCGGCCAACGCGTTCGCGCCGTTCACTCCCGCGCTCGTGAAGGCCACGCACAACTACCAGCTCAGTCGGAAGGACAAGGGCGCGTGGGCCCACAACTTCAACTACGTGGGCCAGCTGCTCTTCGACAGCGTGGAGGACCTCACGGGGGCTGTGCCCGTGAACATGGTGCGCCCGTAG
- a CDS encoding NapC/NirT family cytochrome c produces MAVLVALIASAAGVLSASHLGRLVLLAGLAILPLVVTGAGVAVGVRESSQTQFCMGCHEMEPYGQSLFVDNAASLAAVHYQKRLISRDTTCYACHTDYALFGDAKAKFNGLKHVWVHYFGTIPERPKLYQPYPNYNCLHCHGDARSFLEASAHQDIQAELQGGARSCLTCHDVAHDLEGVKARNFWLPEQRP; encoded by the coding sequence GTGGCGGTCCTGGTCGCCTTGATTGCGTCCGCGGCGGGAGTCCTGAGCGCGAGCCATCTGGGGCGGCTGGTGTTGCTCGCGGGCCTGGCCATCCTCCCGCTGGTCGTCACCGGCGCGGGTGTCGCCGTGGGCGTCCGTGAGTCCTCCCAGACACAGTTCTGCATGGGCTGTCACGAGATGGAGCCGTACGGGCAGAGCCTCTTCGTGGACAACGCCGCGTCGCTGGCGGCGGTGCACTACCAGAAGCGGCTCATCAGCCGGGACACCACGTGTTACGCGTGCCATACGGACTACGCCCTCTTCGGTGACGCGAAGGCGAAGTTCAATGGGCTCAAGCACGTCTGGGTCCACTACTTCGGCACCATCCCCGAGCGGCCGAAGCTCTATCAGCCGTATCCCAACTACAACTGCCTGCACTGCCACGGCGACGCACGGAGCTTCCTGGAGGCGTCCGCGCACCAGGACATCCAGGCGGAGCTCCAGGGCGGCGCGCGCTCGTGTCTCACGTGTCACGACGTCGCGCACGACCTGGAGGGCGTCAAGGCGCGGAACTTCTGGCTGCCGGAGCAACGCCCATGA
- a CDS encoding PQQ-like beta-propeller repeat protein, with protein sequence MRLIDCVELLPKLAPAPPRAASTVLAKDTVPYVEFLAFEPRGTLLVIEAPNVAKQLGRLLRRGGPRFEVEAELPGLRGPGALSPGGRWLLTGGELFSGQAASCQLIDLHTFQVAHTLPLMRPFVWIDEEHFIAQSPNWTIAVGDGAVTRGEKRRVDPALATAVPSLVTPEPSMVRVSLSSLDCQPLLPSLLLDEETCAVLSPDQDLLYTATSFSRVSAVRVSDGQLLWQRPPSRLVTEGTVYAMALDSSTNRLVTVGNGVDHDTLVLDAKSGDELSRHSLEKLTRGMTTGPSTRGDTLHFREDGLGVIGTNNGLVIEIGTDGRWCAFKAGTRSHRAIAFSPDGTTMMLGGAEKNLRVVPLTAR encoded by the coding sequence ATGCGATTGATCGACTGCGTGGAGTTGCTCCCCAAGCTCGCACCGGCGCCGCCTCGCGCGGCGTCCACGGTCCTCGCGAAGGACACCGTCCCCTACGTCGAGTTCCTCGCCTTCGAGCCGCGCGGCACCCTGCTCGTCATCGAAGCGCCCAACGTCGCCAAGCAGTTGGGTCGGCTGTTGCGACGCGGAGGTCCACGCTTCGAGGTCGAGGCCGAGCTGCCTGGCTTGCGAGGCCCCGGTGCACTCTCGCCCGGTGGGCGGTGGCTGCTCACGGGCGGGGAGCTGTTCTCGGGACAGGCGGCGTCCTGTCAGCTCATCGACCTGCACACCTTCCAGGTCGCGCACACCCTGCCCCTCATGCGGCCCTTCGTCTGGATTGACGAGGAGCACTTCATCGCGCAGTCGCCAAACTGGACGATTGCCGTTGGAGATGGGGCGGTGACCCGTGGGGAGAAGCGACGCGTGGACCCGGCGCTCGCGACCGCGGTGCCCTCCCTGGTGACGCCGGAGCCGTCGATGGTTCGGGTCTCCCTGTCCTCCCTCGACTGTCAGCCGCTGCTGCCGTCCCTGCTGCTCGATGAGGAGACCTGCGCCGTGCTGTCGCCCGATCAAGACCTCCTCTACACGGCCACGTCCTTCTCCCGCGTCTCCGCGGTGAGGGTCTCCGACGGGCAGTTGCTCTGGCAGCGGCCGCCATCCCGGCTCGTCACGGAAGGCACGGTCTACGCGATGGCGCTCGATTCTTCGACGAACCGACTGGTGACGGTGGGCAACGGCGTGGACCATGACACGCTGGTGCTGGATGCGAAGAGCGGTGACGAGCTCTCACGCCACTCCCTGGAGAAGCTCACGCGCGGAATGACCACGGGACCGAGCACCCGCGGTGACACCCTCCACTTCCGCGAGGACGGCCTGGGTGTCATCGGCACCAACAATGGCCTGGTCATCGAAATCGGAACGGATGGGCGCTGGTGCGCATTCAAGGCGGGAACCCGCTCCCATCGAGCCATCGCGTTCTCGCCTGACGGCACCACCATGATGCTCGGAGGCGCGGAGAAGAACCTGCGCGTCGTACCGCTCACGGCGCGCTGA
- a CDS encoding GFA family protein, with amino-acid sequence MTQPPPLGCACGEVSLRVEGAPIISAECCCTSCRTAAARLQKLPASRLLLGPRDASRFVLYRKDRVHFLQGTDRLAEFRLTPESKTRRVVATCCNTPVFLEFQNGHWLSLYGGLWPEATLPPLELRTMTSDLPPGTALPTDVPNSRHQSVAFFIKLLGAWVGMGFRSPKLTFVKAQLPR; translated from the coding sequence ATGACCCAGCCCCCACCGCTCGGCTGCGCCTGCGGAGAAGTCTCCCTGCGCGTGGAGGGAGCGCCCATCATCAGCGCCGAGTGTTGTTGCACCAGTTGCCGGACGGCCGCCGCCCGACTCCAGAAGCTCCCCGCCTCACGACTGCTGCTGGGACCTCGGGACGCGTCGCGCTTCGTGCTCTACCGCAAGGACCGCGTCCACTTCCTCCAGGGCACGGACCGCCTCGCGGAGTTCCGGCTCACGCCGGAGTCGAAGACCCGCCGCGTCGTCGCCACCTGCTGCAACACGCCCGTGTTCCTGGAGTTCCAGAACGGCCACTGGCTCAGCCTCTATGGTGGCCTCTGGCCCGAGGCAACCCTGCCCCCACTGGAGCTGCGGACGATGACCTCCGACCTGCCACCGGGCACGGCGCTCCCCACGGACGTCCCCAACAGCCGACACCAATCCGTCGCGTTCTTCATCAAGCTGCTCGGCGCGTGGGTGGGGATGGGCTTTCGCAGCCCGAAGCTCACCTTCGTCAAGGCGCAGCTCCCGCGCTGA
- a CDS encoding TetR/AcrR family transcriptional regulator: protein MPRPPKHAPERGDARTRLLEAARDTIRAKGFAATSVDELCQVAEVTKGAFFHHFKSKEGLGVAAAEHWRETTTAFFASAPYHAPADPLERVLAYVAFRKSIITGSPAEFCCLVGALAQEVHASSPDIREACAASIFGHAQTLEADIAAAMRKRRVSGGWTAESLARHTQTVIQGAFVLAKAANDAALARESLDHLDRYIRLLFKQLPPEKASP, encoded by the coding sequence ATGCCACGCCCACCGAAGCACGCGCCCGAGCGCGGTGACGCCCGGACGCGATTGCTCGAGGCCGCGCGCGACACGATTCGCGCGAAGGGCTTCGCCGCGACCTCGGTCGACGAGCTCTGTCAGGTCGCGGAGGTGACGAAGGGCGCCTTCTTCCATCACTTCAAGAGCAAGGAGGGGCTCGGCGTGGCCGCCGCGGAGCACTGGCGGGAGACGACGACCGCCTTCTTCGCGAGCGCGCCCTACCATGCCCCTGCGGACCCGCTCGAGCGGGTCCTCGCGTACGTGGCCTTCCGCAAGTCCATCATCACCGGGAGCCCCGCCGAGTTCTGCTGTCTGGTGGGGGCCCTGGCGCAGGAGGTCCACGCGAGCTCGCCCGACATCCGGGAGGCCTGCGCCGCGAGCATCTTCGGTCATGCCCAGACGCTCGAGGCGGACATCGCCGCCGCCATGCGCAAGCGCCGCGTCTCGGGAGGCTGGACGGCCGAGAGCCTGGCCCGCCACACCCAGACGGTGATTCAGGGCGCCTTCGTGCTCGCCAAGGCGGCGAACGATGCGGCCCTCGCACGCGAGAGCCTGGACCACCTGGACCGCTACATCCGCCTCCTCTTCAAGCAACTCCCTCCGGAGAAAGCCTCACCATGA